In Leptospira kanakyensis, a genomic segment contains:
- a CDS encoding alginate export family protein, which yields MFISKGYFYFLLLAVFLPLTITVAEPTETPNPQGTTEGTKPYVSTMKEKGIDPEFNRHMFVEPELSKHSANSGQFWLNDVLRFGLYLRPRQESRYNMDFNASDKGYIDRTVQTSSIYFIFDPSPYVQAKVTLQDARVWGGESPASSGDIRANFFNNTADIYSKNQTNAVSQNQTGIREAFVTLNQLPLRSKLQIGRQIWAYGDQRMIGGGNWTVNGLSFDGARLMFNYDNFKIHFLMARPYWTQSGTNGVVSSNDPKLNSAATGTDTTLLGTYNSFTIPDWVTLDLYSLGVVRKWKKNPMNPVTGLPEASVDDPQAMNRSRQNQNLLTTGFRLTNRTKGNFLPEGKSWDFTWESAFQTGTSGRRIQDPYLKEYLPNEYDNSRTQREKYTGQMHVFQTGYTFFKKLRLGGQVLYASGDKNRADASVSTFQTLANPRFGVIPYFNSVAGISENINAQNLYSKSVSISYKTDTWGEFQVTYFQNDKAEKQDAWYAISGAANSTSLLSEKNPYPVSSDKGSTENYSNNSYSSPYALGKRIYTEVDLTWHGQINDFVSLWMGFGYLNAGDSVRNYRNSKIQYNSTTQSFEWNQNYLQGKNQLARDAYMAYAQINAAF from the coding sequence ATGTTTATTTCAAAAGGTTATTTCTATTTTCTATTGTTAGCGGTATTTTTGCCGCTAACAATTACAGTGGCAGAACCAACGGAAACACCGAATCCGCAAGGAACAACAGAGGGAACCAAACCCTATGTTTCAACAATGAAGGAAAAGGGAATTGATCCCGAATTCAACCGCCACATGTTTGTGGAACCCGAGTTATCCAAACACTCAGCAAACTCTGGACAATTTTGGTTAAACGATGTATTACGTTTTGGTTTGTATTTACGGCCGAGACAAGAATCCAGATACAATATGGATTTTAATGCATCTGATAAAGGTTATATAGATAGAACCGTTCAAACCTCTTCCATTTATTTTATCTTTGATCCCAGTCCCTATGTACAAGCAAAAGTGACTCTGCAAGATGCACGTGTTTGGGGAGGAGAATCACCAGCATCCTCAGGCGACATACGAGCCAACTTTTTTAACAATACAGCAGATATTTATTCTAAAAACCAAACCAACGCAGTTTCCCAAAACCAAACCGGAATTCGGGAAGCATTTGTCACCTTAAACCAACTCCCCCTTCGTTCCAAATTACAAATTGGACGCCAAATTTGGGCATACGGCGACCAACGAATGATAGGTGGTGGTAACTGGACAGTGAACGGATTATCCTTTGATGGGGCACGGCTCATGTTCAATTACGATAATTTTAAAATTCACTTTTTGATGGCAAGGCCCTATTGGACCCAAAGTGGAACCAACGGCGTAGTTTCCTCAAACGATCCAAAATTAAATTCCGCCGCGACCGGAACAGATACAACATTACTCGGAACTTACAATAGTTTTACGATCCCTGATTGGGTTACCTTGGATCTATATAGTTTGGGAGTGGTTCGAAAGTGGAAAAAAAATCCAATGAATCCCGTCACCGGTCTTCCCGAGGCCTCCGTCGATGATCCGCAAGCCATGAACCGAAGTAGACAAAACCAAAACTTACTCACGACTGGATTTCGTCTTACAAACAGAACCAAAGGAAATTTTTTACCTGAAGGAAAATCTTGGGATTTTACTTGGGAATCTGCTTTCCAAACAGGAACCAGCGGTAGACGAATCCAAGACCCTTACCTCAAAGAATATCTCCCTAATGAATATGATAATTCCAGAACCCAAAGAGAAAAATATACAGGACAAATGCATGTTTTTCAAACTGGTTACACATTCTTCAAAAAACTGAGATTAGGTGGTCAGGTTTTGTATGCATCTGGTGATAAAAATAGAGCGGATGCTTCTGTATCAACATTCCAAACCCTAGCCAATCCAAGATTTGGAGTCATTCCCTACTTTAATAGTGTGGCCGGAATTTCAGAAAATATCAATGCTCAAAACTTATATTCGAAATCGGTAAGTATCAGTTACAAAACAGATACTTGGGGTGAATTTCAAGTTACCTATTTCCAAAATGATAAAGCTGAAAAACAAGACGCATGGTATGCCATCAGTGGAGCGGCAAATTCAACTAGCTTATTAAGTGAAAAAAATCCATATCCTGTTTCCTCCGACAAAGGTAGCACGGAGAATTATTCTAATAATTCTTATTCATCACCTTATGCACTTGGGAAACGAATTTATACAGAAGTGGATTTAACTTGGCATGGGCAAATTAACGATTTTGTTTCTTTATGGATGGGGTTTGGGTATTTGAATGCGGGAGATTCGGTTCGTAACTATCGAAATAGCAAAATCCAATACAATTCGACAACCCAATCTTTTGAATGGAACCAAAACTACTTACAAGGCAAAAACCAACTGGCACGGGATGCTTATATGGCCTATGCCCAAATCAACGCCGCTTTTTAA
- a CDS encoding PP2C family protein-serine/threonine phosphatase, whose amino-acid sequence MPQSPSNENRFVLSDYYKKQLKEIAYQGEFRAETFATRFRFFFLGFLVIFATLGLLSGRPRIEFYYQISAILVLLCYNFVVLYSLKKSGKYLNIFKFLSSFLEITLLTFVTGYTAYSQKNPSLVYAAPMIYVFFILIALASIRNNTKTIIFAVIVLIVEYASLTIYFYPEMTSFNAKLIELSEFLKPTFLEKNSTFFLVSAVPMGIFLILLYMIVTGGLILYAILNTSRTTQEQADLIFNTEKQAILEENMRLGMELDVARQIQAMVLPRNEELKEIQELEISARMDSANEVGGDYYDVVHHEDGTVYIGIGDVTDHGLASGVVMLMTQSAFITTLRSKVISLRESLRSINSILFSNIHVRMNDIRNLTLSLFSYKNGVFTTAGQHETIMVYRHATKKTEIIDTVDNGMLVGLTESIDEFIHEKPIHLNPKDIILLYTDGATEAENSKREQFGSHRLIESLEKHIALETTDAILDAIFKDIYVFIDGMEVYDDITIMIMRKRG is encoded by the coding sequence ATGCCGCAATCTCCTTCCAACGAAAATCGATTCGTCCTCTCGGACTATTACAAGAAACAACTTAAAGAGATTGCCTACCAAGGAGAATTCCGTGCCGAAACCTTTGCGACCCGGTTCCGATTCTTCTTCCTAGGATTTTTGGTTATTTTTGCCACCTTAGGCCTTCTTTCTGGTCGCCCCCGAATCGAGTTCTACTACCAGATTTCTGCCATCCTAGTTCTCCTCTGTTATAACTTTGTTGTTCTGTATTCCTTAAAGAAATCGGGAAAGTATCTCAATATCTTTAAGTTTCTATCTTCCTTTTTAGAAATCACTCTCCTTACATTCGTTACAGGGTATACTGCATATTCTCAAAAAAATCCAAGCCTTGTTTATGCAGCGCCGATGATTTATGTATTTTTCATCCTGATAGCACTGGCTTCCATACGTAATAATACTAAGACTATCATCTTTGCTGTCATTGTTCTCATCGTTGAGTATGCATCACTGACCATTTACTTCTATCCAGAGATGACAAGTTTCAATGCAAAACTCATTGAACTATCAGAGTTTCTCAAACCAACATTCTTAGAAAAAAATAGCACCTTCTTTTTAGTCAGTGCTGTTCCTATGGGAATTTTTCTCATCCTTCTATACATGATTGTTACAGGGGGGCTGATCCTTTATGCCATTCTCAATACTTCGCGAACAACTCAAGAACAAGCTGACTTAATTTTTAATACAGAAAAACAAGCCATCTTAGAAGAGAATATGCGTCTCGGTATGGAGTTAGATGTAGCAAGGCAAATCCAAGCCATGGTACTTCCCCGTAATGAAGAATTAAAAGAAATCCAAGAATTAGAAATTTCAGCGAGAATGGATTCGGCCAATGAAGTGGGAGGAGACTATTATGATGTTGTCCACCACGAAGATGGAACAGTTTATATTGGAATTGGTGACGTAACCGATCATGGTCTTGCCTCCGGAGTTGTGATGCTTATGACGCAGTCTGCGTTTATCACAACATTACGTTCAAAAGTGATTTCGTTACGAGAATCACTTCGTTCCATCAACTCCATTCTATTTTCGAACATTCATGTGCGTATGAATGACATTCGTAACCTTACCTTATCCTTGTTTTCTTATAAAAATGGTGTGTTTACTACCGCAGGACAACACGAAACCATTATGGTTTATCGCCATGCCACTAAAAAAACCGAAATCATTGATACTGTCGACAATGGTATGTTAGTTGGTTTAACAGAATCTATCGATGAATTTATCCATGAAAAACCAATCCATCTCAATCCAAAAGATATCATTCTTTTATATACAGATGGAGCCACGGAAGCAGAAAACTCAAAAAGAGAACAATTTGGCTCTCACCGTCTCATCGAATCTTTAGAAAAACATATCGCACTAGAAACAACTGATGCTATTTTAGATGCAATCTTTAAGGACATTTACGTTTTCATTGATGGAATGGAAGTTTATGATGACATCACCATTATGATTATGAGAAAAAGAGGATAA
- a CDS encoding class I SAM-dependent methyltransferase, producing the protein MSENLYTQKISIQDEMPRLSAQANLLKLLLDPFLDSISFEKESGLALDAGAGPGVLTSFLMKKNPNVRWSACDISEEMVQYCKLGHPKVDWKVSDVRALDYPDNHFDFIFNSMVLIHIKEPEKALKEFYRVLKPGGKVLIHCPNDKSFTGPQVLLDMVAKHATIHPADRYVMEKVPGIMENLGFKLAARTDFIASNDGNDDKPVVDYPKIHLGMMTGWSMMSFMGHPEGMQDLYSKLQSDYMSNRVKFTINLETHLYQK; encoded by the coding sequence TTGAGCGAAAACCTATACACACAAAAAATATCCATCCAGGATGAGATGCCGAGATTGTCTGCACAGGCAAATCTCCTCAAACTCCTCCTAGATCCTTTTTTGGATTCCATTTCCTTTGAAAAGGAATCTGGCCTTGCTTTGGATGCTGGGGCAGGACCTGGTGTACTCACTAGTTTCTTAATGAAAAAAAATCCTAACGTTCGTTGGTCTGCCTGCGATATTTCGGAAGAAATGGTGCAGTATTGTAAACTAGGCCATCCAAAAGTAGACTGGAAGGTCTCCGATGTTCGCGCTCTGGATTATCCAGACAACCATTTTGATTTTATTTTTAATTCTATGGTTCTCATTCATATCAAAGAACCAGAAAAAGCTCTAAAAGAATTCTACCGAGTTTTAAAACCGGGTGGAAAGGTTCTCATCCACTGCCCGAACGATAAATCCTTCACCGGCCCACAAGTGCTTTTGGATATGGTTGCCAAACACGCCACCATCCACCCAGCAGACAGGTATGTGATGGAAAAAGTTCCGGGAATTATGGAAAACCTTGGATTCAAACTAGCTGCAAGAACAGATTTTATTGCGTCCAATGATGGTAATGATGACAAACCCGTCGTGGATTACCCAAAAATTCATTTGGGAATGATGACCGGTTGGTCTATGATGTCCTTTATGGGGCATCCAGAAGGAATGCAAGATTTGTATTCCAAACTTCAGTCCGATTATATGTCCAATCGTGTGAAATTCACGATCAATCTTGAAACACATTTGTACCAAAAATAA
- a CDS encoding slr1658 superfamily regulator: MNQKSPIIIGEYHIIPENLPADGQLRLIFQPIDMTTYWRRCGLTANFVAGFYSYCYEASETKANSLSTIINELLENASKFSKAREGRINVELKQYGNLLRIDVLNVASKTLRDSFEIFVNKLLSENVEEMYFSTLETKEDGDTKSGLGLLMMLKDYPVRFGYSFHEVDADTHEITVRAIINVEEI, from the coding sequence TTGAATCAAAAATCACCCATCATTATCGGGGAATACCACATCATTCCAGAAAATTTGCCTGCTGATGGCCAACTTCGATTGATCTTCCAACCAATCGATATGACTACGTATTGGAGACGTTGCGGACTTACTGCAAACTTTGTAGCTGGATTTTATTCCTATTGTTATGAAGCCAGTGAAACCAAAGCTAATTCCCTCTCTACCATCATTAACGAACTTCTTGAAAATGCTTCTAAATTCTCAAAAGCAAGAGAAGGTAGAATCAATGTAGAATTGAAACAATATGGAAATCTTTTAAGGATTGATGTTTTAAATGTGGCGTCAAAAACCTTACGAGATAGTTTTGAGATTTTTGTAAATAAACTCTTGTCGGAGAACGTGGAGGAGATGTATTTTTCTACACTCGAAACCAAAGAAGACGGCGATACCAAATCAGGTTTGGGTCTACTTATGATGTTAAAGGACTACCCGGTACGTTTTGGTTATAGTTTCCATGAGGTCGATGCCGATACTCATGAAATCACGGTAAGAGCAATTATCAACGTAGAAGAGATATAA
- a CDS encoding LIC_13355 family lipoprotein — MQKSLKSKTLCLLFLLFIVSFSSCKKSSSASGEENLAALIPLLNAAASASNCPKSPLPSDILIATTVVSASAAVSAFSDSTKAVNGICGAGELAGSLDVYALDITGAGATMVLSWGGRTVKNVSDLDFVVYDNSFRISDDSNTYAMDPSVVQVSIDGTNYCGFNPSYSGANVNLVDSWTRFAGLRPVYYNMTTKPFSSEDLFINTGGSFLLGGGDGFDLDNLDPADPNDIGCDTTLANNIKLNGIKFIKITSASNVNNPATGNKFPWPPGSYNGSDIDGVVARELQ; from the coding sequence ATGCAAAAATCATTGAAATCAAAAACATTATGTCTTTTGTTTCTCTTGTTCATTGTATCCTTCTCCTCATGTAAAAAATCTTCCTCTGCTTCTGGTGAGGAGAATCTTGCTGCATTAATCCCTTTACTGAATGCGGCGGCCAGTGCCAGTAATTGTCCCAAATCTCCATTACCAAGTGATATACTCATTGCAACAACCGTTGTTAGTGCCAGTGCAGCCGTTTCTGCGTTTTCCGATTCTACAAAAGCGGTGAATGGAATTTGTGGAGCTGGTGAACTTGCGGGGTCTCTAGATGTCTATGCTTTGGACATTACTGGGGCTGGTGCCACCATGGTTCTCAGTTGGGGTGGCCGAACCGTAAAAAATGTTTCGGATTTGGACTTTGTGGTTTATGACAATAGTTTCCGGATTTCCGATGATTCGAATACGTACGCTATGGATCCTTCCGTAGTTCAAGTTTCTATCGATGGAACTAATTATTGTGGTTTTAACCCCAGTTACTCGGGGGCCAATGTGAACTTAGTTGATAGTTGGACTCGATTTGCTGGACTTAGACCGGTTTACTATAATATGACCACAAAACCATTCTCCAGTGAGGATCTTTTTATCAATACCGGTGGTTCCTTTTTGTTAGGTGGTGGTGATGGGTTTGATTTGGACAATTTAGACCCGGCCGACCCAAATGATATAGGTTGTGACACAACCCTAGCAAACAATATCAAACTAAACGGAATTAAGTTTATAAAAATTACTTCCGCAAGCAATGTAAATAATCCCGCCACGGGGAACAAATTCCCTTGGCCGCCCGGAAGTTACAATGGAAGCGATATTGATGGAGTCGTGGCACGAGAACTCCAATGA
- a CDS encoding lysophospholipid acyltransferase family protein — protein MFYVLGRLIGFIFMWAFVKPMRQIYGRKKVTLENDHILREFSGKSVILIANHIKPRNKFLRLITLPYDAFVIRGVLKRYGIYTTALASIDSGKKPKDSFQKAKKQKIEQLIKGIVTSIDLIPVNRNESDPRTMKEMKQRIAKGSLGIGIFPEGTWFRGFRKSRKLHPGMAVLSKRYGLPIIPMFLDAYNLNKPIRLSVGNPIREVKDASETISYIRSELIRMKDKGTSILIPKKEVGVLNEENDGLEISPSVS, from the coding sequence ATGTTTTACGTTTTAGGTCGTCTGATTGGTTTTATTTTTATGTGGGCATTTGTAAAACCCATGCGCCAAATTTATGGAAGAAAAAAGGTGACTCTGGAAAATGATCACATCTTACGAGAGTTTAGTGGTAAATCAGTCATTCTAATTGCGAATCATATCAAACCGAGAAACAAATTTTTGCGATTGATTACTCTTCCTTATGATGCCTTTGTAATTCGCGGTGTTTTGAAAAGATATGGAATTTATACAACAGCTCTTGCGAGTATTGATTCCGGTAAAAAACCAAAAGATAGTTTTCAGAAAGCCAAAAAACAAAAAATCGAACAGCTCATCAAAGGGATTGTTACATCGATTGACTTAATCCCCGTGAACCGTAACGAATCAGACCCACGCACAATGAAAGAAATGAAACAACGGATCGCTAAAGGAAGTTTAGGTATTGGTATTTTTCCTGAGGGCACTTGGTTTCGGGGTTTTAGAAAATCTCGAAAACTCCATCCCGGTATGGCTGTACTCAGCAAACGTTATGGTCTACCTATCATTCCTATGTTTTTAGATGCGTATAATTTGAACAAACCCATTCGATTGTCAGTTGGTAATCCCATTCGTGAAGTGAAAGATGCTTCGGAAACAATCAGTTATATACGAAGTGAACTCATTCGAATGAAAGACAAAGGAACTTCCATTTTAATTCCAAAAAAAGAAGTGGGAGTTTTGAATGAGGAAAATGACGGGTTAGAAATTTCGCCCAGTGTGAGTTAA
- a CDS encoding TetR/AcrR family transcriptional regulator: MLEASNKQRRIRNSLSREEIRDVSLLILKEEGLEGLSMRKIANRLGCSVASPYSYYESQIDLVQDLIKSGEDELLSMLKKAITEVDSNFAFEKLAAIARGYFNFASNNRELHKVMFVTDYGGVHRKAFPQLPKSYRFFLETVRFGFESGEIPYPKNEYPAIARMMWSWMYGVIVLDMTGMLRKRKGSGNPIEEGISYFQKLLSKHYPNSK, translated from the coding sequence ATGTTGGAAGCTTCAAACAAACAAAGACGGATTCGCAATAGCCTCTCTCGTGAGGAAATTAGAGACGTCTCCCTCCTCATTTTAAAGGAAGAAGGGCTGGAAGGTCTTTCCATGCGAAAGATTGCCAACCGATTGGGTTGTAGTGTTGCCAGTCCTTACTCTTATTACGAAAGCCAAATTGACCTTGTCCAAGATTTAATCAAATCAGGAGAGGACGAACTTCTCTCTATGTTAAAAAAAGCGATTACGGAAGTAGATTCCAATTTTGCTTTTGAAAAATTGGCAGCCATTGCCCGCGGGTATTTTAACTTCGCAAGTAACAACCGTGAATTACACAAAGTAATGTTTGTGACCGATTACGGTGGAGTACATAGAAAAGCATTTCCTCAATTACCAAAAAGTTATCGTTTCTTTTTGGAAACCGTTCGTTTTGGTTTTGAATCCGGTGAAATTCCCTATCCCAAAAATGAATATCCTGCCATCGCAAGGATGATGTGGAGTTGGATGTATGGGGTGATTGTATTGGATATGACGGGAATGCTTCGTAAAAGAAAAGGTTCTGGAAATCCCATTGAAGAAGGGATTTCCTATTTTCAAAAACTTCTCAGCAAACATTACCCTAACAGTAAATAG
- a CDS encoding sodium-dependent bicarbonate transport family permease — MDFHAALNNILNPPVLFFFLGMGVVFFKSDLRITEGVSKFLSLYLLFSIGFKGGHELFKSPFAEEHLLTLIACMFMACFVPIYSYFIFRAKLDHANSAALAGSFGSISAVTFVTAGAFLHSYGYEYQGFIVAGMALMESPAIVLAVIIDRLGKKKSNGNQNEKIQWGHLLHEAFFSSSVYILIGALIVGYLSGESGWNTTKPFTEDIFKGLLTFFLLDKGIDAAKQMREMKKVGFFLIGSALAIMIINVVISILLTKIIQMPIGDALMFVVLCASASYIAVPAAMKDSIPEANPSIYLTVALSIVFPINIIIGIPLYFYILKVIAGTV; from the coding sequence ATGGATTTCCACGCAGCACTCAACAACATTCTCAACCCACCGGTGCTTTTTTTCTTTTTAGGAATGGGTGTCGTATTTTTCAAATCAGACCTAAGGATCACAGAGGGAGTCTCCAAATTCCTATCTTTGTATCTTTTGTTTTCGATCGGCTTCAAGGGAGGGCATGAACTCTTCAAATCTCCTTTCGCCGAAGAACATTTACTTACGTTGATTGCCTGTATGTTCATGGCTTGTTTTGTTCCGATTTACTCTTACTTTATCTTTAGAGCAAAACTCGATCATGCAAATTCAGCAGCACTCGCTGGAAGTTTCGGATCCATTAGTGCAGTGACCTTCGTAACAGCAGGTGCCTTCTTACATAGTTATGGATATGAATACCAAGGATTCATCGTTGCGGGAATGGCTCTAATGGAGTCACCGGCCATTGTCCTTGCTGTGATCATTGATCGATTGGGCAAAAAGAAAAGTAACGGAAATCAAAATGAAAAAATCCAATGGGGACATTTACTTCACGAAGCTTTTTTTAGTTCTTCCGTTTATATTCTGATTGGAGCTTTGATCGTTGGTTATTTATCAGGTGAGTCTGGATGGAATACAACCAAACCATTTACAGAAGATATTTTTAAAGGTCTACTTACATTCTTCTTGTTAGATAAAGGAATTGATGCGGCAAAACAAATGCGGGAAATGAAAAAAGTAGGTTTTTTCCTGATTGGATCTGCCCTTGCGATTATGATCATCAACGTAGTCATATCCATCCTACTAACTAAAATCATTCAGATGCCCATTGGGGACGCACTTATGTTTGTGGTTCTCTGCGCTTCCGCTTCTTACATCGCGGTACCTGCTGCAATGAAAGATTCCATTCCAGAAGCAAATCCAAGTATCTATTTAACGGTAGCTTTATCGATTGTTTTTCCGATCAATATCATCATCGGAATTCCATTATACTTTTACATTCTTAAAGTAATCGCAGGAACCGTTTAA
- a CDS encoding GNAT family N-acetyltransferase: MSQIRVHLATTEEDRNKIYHLRYDIYVQEMNRVQEYADHSAKMIKEPFDETGHLFLAETEEGECIGTVRINFRKDGILECEELYEMDLFRPFYPDKVSMSTKLMVKREYRHTAAASMLCMKIYEHARENGIVIDFIDTNPHLVRLYNQVGYRMYKKNIHHPEYGIVIPMVFLLDDNEYLKQIHSPFLRLAKRFPAGTELAHLFETNFTDYKDIRPLFSMDGDDVWQNIVHDMMLPPSQFLSFLRGFSEEESKKLLSMLDLIDYEDGDIVFHQNQESQGLFCVLEGSVEVIVNRDDGVRSTISILNQGEIFGELGFVSKSNRNADIIVRDHAKLLILTPNEFQKLEIQSPTLAIKLLTNLFVILAQRFNEMSRRMLEFRRLYEMGGR, translated from the coding sequence ATGAGTCAGATCAGAGTACATTTGGCAACAACAGAGGAAGATCGTAATAAAATCTACCACCTCCGATATGATATTTATGTTCAAGAAATGAACAGAGTCCAAGAGTATGCTGACCATTCCGCAAAAATGATCAAAGAGCCCTTTGATGAGACGGGTCATCTTTTTCTCGCAGAAACGGAAGAAGGCGAGTGTATTGGGACAGTTCGTATCAATTTCCGAAAAGATGGAATTTTGGAATGTGAAGAATTATATGAGATGGATCTTTTCCGCCCCTTTTATCCGGACAAAGTTTCTATGTCGACCAAACTCATGGTCAAACGTGAATATAGACACACTGCTGCTGCCAGTATGCTCTGCATGAAAATTTATGAACATGCCAGGGAAAATGGGATCGTCATCGATTTTATTGATACCAATCCTCATTTAGTTCGATTGTACAACCAAGTGGGTTATCGAATGTACAAAAAGAACATCCACCATCCTGAATATGGGATTGTGATTCCCATGGTTTTTTTACTGGATGATAACGAGTATTTAAAACAAATTCATTCACCATTTCTTCGTTTGGCGAAACGTTTCCCTGCCGGAACGGAACTTGCTCATTTGTTTGAAACAAATTTTACTGATTATAAAGACATACGCCCTCTCTTCTCTATGGATGGAGATGATGTTTGGCAAAATATTGTTCATGACATGATGCTCCCTCCTAGTCAGTTCCTCTCTTTTCTAAGAGGGTTTTCTGAAGAGGAATCAAAGAAGTTACTTTCCATGTTGGATTTAATTGATTATGAAGATGGGGACATTGTGTTCCACCAAAACCAAGAAAGCCAAGGTCTCTTTTGTGTTTTAGAGGGAAGTGTGGAAGTGATTGTCAATAGGGATGATGGGGTTCGTTCTACCATTTCCATTTTAAACCAAGGGGAAATTTTTGGAGAATTGGGATTTGTTTCTAAGTCCAACCGCAATGCAGATATCATTGTTCGCGATCATGCTAAACTACTGATCCTTACACCAAACGAATTCCAAAAATTAGAAATCCAAAGTCCGACCTTAGCAATCAAACTACTTACGAATTTGTTTGTGATTTTAGCTCAGAGATTCAATGAAATGTCCCGCCGCATGCTCGAATTTAGAAGGTTGTACGAGATGGGCGGAAGGTAA
- a CDS encoding slr1659 superfamily regulator, with product MEIKDLDYNIQYDEATKTVKFTGSIRLQNLPAYEPIKLFLRDVAKLCQGSLLTMDFRELQFVNSSGITTLSMFIIDSRKSAAYQIKIQGSLNVSWQSKSLSNFKKLWDQVVLEIS from the coding sequence ATGGAAATCAAAGACTTAGATTACAATATTCAATACGACGAAGCCACTAAGACTGTCAAATTCACAGGTTCCATCCGATTGCAGAACTTACCCGCTTATGAACCCATAAAATTATTTTTAAGAGATGTTGCGAAACTTTGCCAAGGTTCGCTTCTGACTATGGACTTTAGAGAGTTACAATTTGTAAACAGTTCGGGGATCACTACCCTCTCTATGTTCATTATTGATTCTAGGAAAAGTGCTGCTTACCAAATCAAAATCCAAGGATCCTTAAACGTTTCTTGGCAGTCAAAATCTCTCTCCAACTTCAAAAAACTTTGGGACCAAGTGGTTTTGGAAATTTCCTAA